The genomic region GACGCCGATCACGAAGTCCACCACCTCGCCCACTTTGTTCCACGGGGCGTGAATGGGCACAAGCAGCGTCCGGACCTCAACGCCGTCGGGAATGGCGAAGGAGTCCCCGGGGTGGTAGACGTTCCCATCCACAAGGTAGCCGACGTTTGCCACCACGGGAATCTGCGGGTGAATGAGGGCATGCTGGCCGCCATAGGTCCGGACCGCGAAGCCCGCGGTTTCAAATTCCTCGCCCGCGGCCGCCGCATGGATGCGGCTTCCGGCGTCGGGAGCCTTGCTGCGGAGCGCGGCAGCCACTGCCTCCGGGGCGAATAACTCAAGGGCCGTGTTGGACTGCAGCGCCGCGGCGACGGCGTCGACGTCCACGTGGTCGGCGTGCTCGTGGGTGATCAGCACGGACTGCGCTCCGGCCAGGGCCTGATCCGTCTCCGAGAATGTGCCCGGGTCGAACACCAGCACCCGTCCGTCCTTCTCGAGGCGGACACAGGCGTGCGTGAATTTGGTCAGCTTCATCCGGCCAGCCTAGGCAACGGCAGTCACGGTGTCCACGGAGCTCTGCCGGCGATCCCGCACGCTGGTAATCTTGGACATTGCCACCACCTCGGCGGGTCCCACCCGCGAAACCTAAGATGAAGCGAGTTCCATGATGTCCCAGGGCGCCACCGCCGGCAGCAGCCGGAGTCCGGCCTCGGCGCCCGCGCAGGGCAAGGAGCAGCGCGTCACCAAGCAGCGTCTCGCCGTCAGCGCCGCCCTCGACGATCTCGCGGACTTTGTCAGCACCCAGGAATTGCACCGCATCCTCCACGAGCGTGGCACGGCCGTGTCCCTCGCCACGTCCTACCGCATCCTGCAGTCACTCGCCGACGACGGGCTGGTGGATGTCCTGCGCAACGCCGACGGCGAGGCGGTGTACCGGCGCTGCGCCGTCACCGGGCACCACCATCACCTGCTGTGCCGCAACTGCGGCAAGGCCGTGGAAGTGGAAGCCCCGGCGGTGGAAGCCTGGGCCGCGCGGATCGCGAAAGAGCACGGCTTCACCGCGGTGGAGCACACCGTGGAAATCTTCGGGTTGTGCCCCGAATGCACGGCGTTGCAGGCCGGCCGCTAGCCGAGGCCGCGGAAATTCCCCTGCTTTGACGTCGCGACGCCGGAATGCACCGGCGGGTCGCAGGGACCCGCCGTCGGCCGCCGCCAAACATGGGGAGATTACGCCGCCCAGACGCCGGGGCGGGGCCCGACAAGGCAACCGGGGAGGCCTTAGGCAGCGGCCGCCGGCAGGATCCGGCCGTTGAGCCCCCGCTTGGCCCGGGCGCCGCCGATCATGCGGCAGGCCACGTAGATCAGGAAAGACAGCGTGGTCACGTAGGGGCTGATCGGCAGCCGGCCGCCGAGCGCCAGCAGGATCCCGCCCACGGTGGCGGTCATGGCGAAGACGATGCTCAACGTCACCACCAGCCGCGGCGAGGACGTGACCCGCATGGCGGCCGCCGCCGGCGTGATCAGGAGGGCCAGGACCAGCAGGGCGCCCACAATCTGGATGGACAGCGCCACGCTGATGCCCAGCAGCACCATGAACCCAAGGGCCAGTGCCCGCACCGGCACGCCGCGGGCGGTGGCGACGTCGGGGTCCACACTGGCGAAGGTCAGCGGCCGCCAGATCGCGACCAGCGCCACCATCACCACCACCGCGGCGACCGCGAGGACCTGCAGCTGGACGGTCCCGACGGACACGATCTGCCCGGTCAGCAGGCCGAACTTGTTGGCCGCCCGGCCCTCATACAGGGACAGGAACAGGATGCCCAGGCCCAGCCCGAAGGGCATGATGACGCCGATGATTGAGTTCTTGTCCCGCGCGCGGACCCCCATGACGCCCAGCACCAGGGCCGCGATGACCGATCCGGCCAGTGAGCCGAGGACGATGTTCGCGCCGATCAGCAGCGCGAACGCCGCCCCGGCAAAGGACAGTTCCGAGATTCCGTGGACCGCGAAGGCGAGGTCGCGTTTCATCACGAAGGTGCCCATCAGGCCGCCGAGCAGCCCGAGGACGGCGCCGGCCCAGATCGAGTTCTGCACCAGGACCAGCAGCTCGCCGTAGTTCTCGAAGTTGAAAATTGAATGCAGCAGGTTGCCCAGGTCCATTTAGCCCATCTCCCCTGCGACCGAATGCGCGTCCTGGTGGTGGTGCGTCGTTGCATCCGGCAGCCCCACGACGATCAGCCGGCCGTTGGTCTGGATGACTTCCACGTGGCTGCCGTACAAATCGGAGAGCACCTCGGTGGTCATGACCTCGGCAGGCGTGCCCACGCGGAACCGTCC from Arthrobacter sp. NicSoilB8 harbors:
- a CDS encoding Fur family transcriptional regulator is translated as MSQGATAGSSRSPASAPAQGKEQRVTKQRLAVSAALDDLADFVSTQELHRILHERGTAVSLATSYRILQSLADDGLVDVLRNADGEAVYRRCAVTGHHHHLLCRNCGKAVEVEAPAVEAWAARIAKEHGFTAVEHTVEIFGLCPECTALQAGR
- a CDS encoding MBL fold metallo-hydrolase, with product MKLTKFTHACVRLEKDGRVLVFDPGTFSETDQALAGAQSVLITHEHADHVDVDAVAAALQSNTALELFAPEAVAAALRSKAPDAGSRIHAAAAGEEFETAGFAVRTYGGQHALIHPQIPVVANVGYLVDGNVYHPGDSFAIPDGVEVRTLLVPIHAPWNKVGEVVDFVIGVRAPQAFPIHDALLNEMGRGLVEGHVTRIGAKYGTEYRHLSSGDSVEV
- a CDS encoding metal ABC transporter permease, which produces MDLGNLLHSIFNFENYGELLVLVQNSIWAGAVLGLLGGLMGTFVMKRDLAFAVHGISELSFAGAAFALLIGANIVLGSLAGSVIAALVLGVMGVRARDKNSIIGVIMPFGLGLGILFLSLYEGRAANKFGLLTGQIVSVGTVQLQVLAVAAVVVMVALVAIWRPLTFASVDPDVATARGVPVRALALGFMVLLGISVALSIQIVGALLVLALLITPAAAAMRVTSSPRLVVTLSIVFAMTATVGGILLALGGRLPISPYVTTLSFLIYVACRMIGGARAKRGLNGRILPAAAA